A stretch of Acropora muricata isolate sample 2 chromosome 7, ASM3666990v1, whole genome shotgun sequence DNA encodes these proteins:
- the LOC136921924 gene encoding uncharacterized protein gives MKVIILFDVSATYQGGSCNTETLPGPKLQRNIFDIMLGFRKELVAFAGDISQMCHYRVLQPIDHPFNRLLWRDLEPIKQPETYEFQRFIFGGWYCPFCAQYVWQQLARDHQHQYTLAAEAVLKNCYMDGLMPSVKSVEDARLMRKEIMELGDKAGFHVRKWISHRP, from the coding sequence ATGAAGGTCATAATCTTGTTTGATGTCTCAGCTACATATCAAGGAGGAAGTTGTAATACAGAGACTTTACCAGGCCCTAAGTTACAAAGGAACATCTTTGACATAATGTTGGGGTTCAGGAAGGAGTTGGTGGCCTTCGCTGGTGACATCAGTCAAATGTGCCATTACAGAGTTCTACAGCCTATCGACCATCCATTCAACAGATTACTTTGGCGAGATCTTGAACCAATTAAGCAACCGGAAACGTACGAGTTTCAGAGATTTATATTTGGTGGATGGTACTGTCCGTTTTGCGCTCAGTACGTTTGGCAACAACTTGCACGTGACCACCAACATCAGTACACTTTGGCAGCGGAAGCAGTGTTAAAGAATTGCTATATGGATGGCCTGATGCCCTCTGTTAAAAGTGTGGAAGACGCTCGGTTGATGAGGAAGGAAATTATGGAGCTAGGAGACAAAGCTGGGTTCCATGTTCGAAAGTGGATTTCACATCGACCCTAA